From a region of the Microterricola gilva genome:
- a CDS encoding biotin transporter BioY, with the protein MTQQSLPPQPTSAPAPAASGPRAPRRTLGARDLASIATFAALIAALGLPGSLYLGGTAVPITFQTLGVMLAGAILGARNGFLAVLLLQVLVAAGLPLLSGGRGGIGVFLGPTGGYLLGWLLAALVIGWFTARLLPRYPLWPALGATALGGIVVMYAIGVPWVAVSTGVPFTVALTGALVFLPGDILKVIVTVLAAKQVHRAWPGLITPR; encoded by the coding sequence ATGACACAGCAGAGCTTGCCGCCACAGCCGACCTCGGCCCCCGCCCCCGCAGCCTCCGGCCCCCGTGCGCCGCGACGCACCCTCGGCGCCCGCGACCTGGCGTCCATCGCCACCTTCGCCGCGCTCATCGCCGCCCTCGGCCTGCCCGGCTCGCTGTACCTCGGCGGCACCGCCGTCCCCATCACCTTCCAGACCCTCGGCGTGATGCTCGCCGGCGCCATCCTCGGCGCCCGGAACGGATTCCTCGCCGTCCTCCTGCTGCAGGTGCTCGTCGCCGCCGGTCTCCCCCTGCTCTCCGGCGGCCGCGGCGGCATCGGCGTGTTCCTCGGCCCAACGGGCGGCTACCTGCTCGGCTGGCTCCTCGCCGCACTCGTGATCGGCTGGTTCACCGCCAGGCTGCTCCCCCGCTACCCGCTCTGGCCCGCCCTGGGAGCCACGGCACTCGGCGGCATCGTCGTCATGTACGCGATCGGCGTTCCGTGGGTCGCCGTCAGCACGGGTGTCCCGTTCACCGTCGCACTCACCGGAGCACTGGTCTTCCTTCCCGGTGACATCCTCAAGGTCATCGTGACGGTGCTCGCCGCGAAGCAGGTGCACCGCGCCTGGCCCGGGCTCATCACCCCCCGGTGA
- a CDS encoding energy-coupling factor transporter transmembrane component T family protein → MIGLYHPGDSLLHRAPALLKLALLSLVIGVGVVLREPWQLGVVLAFGVLLAASARLPFIGLWRQVAPVLWVLVIAVPLQLVFGDWVTAALMAGRLIIAVFFAAIFTMTTTVSAVLDACVSLLRPFRRWVDPERIGLLLALTIRSIPVIAAIVGEVIEARRARGTQGSLQSLAVPVIVRSLQNAEALGDALIARGFDD, encoded by the coding sequence GTGATCGGTCTCTACCACCCGGGTGACTCCCTGCTGCACAGGGCGCCCGCCCTGCTCAAGCTGGCGCTGCTCTCGCTCGTCATCGGCGTGGGCGTGGTGCTCCGCGAGCCGTGGCAGCTCGGCGTGGTGCTGGCCTTCGGCGTGCTGCTCGCGGCATCCGCCCGATTGCCGTTCATCGGGCTCTGGCGGCAGGTCGCCCCCGTGCTCTGGGTGCTCGTGATCGCCGTTCCGCTGCAGCTCGTCTTCGGCGACTGGGTGACAGCGGCGCTGATGGCCGGCCGCCTGATCATCGCGGTGTTCTTCGCGGCGATCTTCACGATGACGACCACCGTCAGCGCCGTGCTCGACGCCTGCGTGAGCCTGCTCCGGCCGTTCCGACGCTGGGTGGATCCCGAGCGCATCGGCCTGCTGCTGGCGCTCACGATCCGCTCGATTCCGGTGATCGCGGCCATCGTCGGCGAGGTGATCGAGGCCAGGCGCGCACGCGGAACGCAGGGCTCACTGCAGTCGCTGGCGGTTCCGGTGATCGTGCGCTCGCTGCAGAACGCCGAGGCACTCGGCGATGCGCTGATTGCCCGCGGCTTCGACGACTGA
- a CDS encoding VOC family protein, whose protein sequence is MDWKIELVAIPVSDVDRAKAFYVDQVGFNDDHDYVINENLRFVQLTPPGSACSIVLGTGITEMPPGSQKGVQIVVPDADAARDELRSRGVDASEVDEQPWGRFVFFADPDGNTWALQQLPPRDDAAR, encoded by the coding sequence ATGGACTGGAAGATTGAACTCGTAGCGATCCCCGTGAGCGACGTCGATCGCGCGAAGGCGTTCTACGTCGACCAGGTCGGATTCAACGACGACCACGACTACGTCATCAACGAGAACCTGCGCTTTGTGCAGCTGACCCCGCCTGGCTCGGCCTGCTCGATCGTGCTCGGCACCGGCATCACGGAGATGCCGCCCGGCTCGCAAAAGGGCGTGCAGATCGTGGTCCCGGATGCCGACGCCGCCCGCGACGAGCTGCGCAGCCGTGGCGTCGACGCCAGCGAGGTCGACGAGCAGCCGTGGGGGCGTTTCGTGTTCTTCGCCGATCCCGACGGCAACACCTGGGCGCTGCAGCAGTTGCCGCCCCGCGACGACGCCGCGCGGTAG
- a CDS encoding thiolase family protein, whose amino-acid sequence MSSNRMPHPGDAPMTGAVIVAAKRSAIATSGRGLSEHSVDGLAAPVLRAIADAVAASGRPIGEIVLGNCMGPGGNVARLSGLRAGLDQSVPAVTVDRQCGSGLEAVAQAATLVRAGNAELVLAGGAESASTAPWRFWPPHGDSEARRYTRAPFAPSGWPDPEMGEAADAVADRFGISRRRQDDWAARSHELASAHRDRGGFDAEIVPIGGVASDERPRATLDASRLARFGPAFTDGGTVTAGNSCGISDGAAAMAVTSEAVRAELGLPGLRIVASAASGSDPALPGIGAALAIERLLARTGVAASELDAIEITEAFASQLLAVSDAVGLDENRICSDGGAIALGHPWGASGAVLLVRLAARMFASDGERYGLAACSIGGGQGIAMLVERAA is encoded by the coding sequence ATGTCTAGCAACAGGATGCCGCACCCCGGCGACGCACCGATGACCGGTGCGGTGATCGTTGCTGCCAAGCGGAGCGCCATCGCCACGAGCGGCCGCGGCCTGTCCGAGCACAGCGTCGACGGACTCGCCGCGCCCGTTCTGCGCGCCATCGCCGACGCGGTGGCCGCATCCGGCCGGCCGATCGGCGAGATCGTGCTCGGCAACTGCATGGGGCCAGGCGGCAACGTCGCCAGGCTCTCAGGTCTGCGCGCCGGCCTCGATCAGAGTGTGCCGGCCGTCACCGTCGACCGGCAGTGCGGTTCGGGGCTCGAGGCCGTCGCGCAGGCCGCAACGCTCGTGCGCGCCGGCAATGCAGAGCTCGTGCTCGCCGGCGGCGCGGAGTCGGCGTCCACCGCGCCGTGGCGGTTCTGGCCGCCCCACGGCGACAGCGAGGCCCGACGCTACACCCGCGCCCCGTTCGCACCGAGCGGCTGGCCGGACCCGGAGATGGGCGAGGCCGCGGACGCCGTCGCCGACCGCTTCGGCATCTCCCGCCGGCGCCAGGACGACTGGGCAGCCCGCTCGCACGAGCTGGCGAGCGCCCACCGCGACCGCGGCGGCTTCGACGCGGAGATCGTCCCGATCGGCGGCGTCGCCAGCGACGAGCGCCCGCGCGCGACGCTCGACGCGAGCCGCCTCGCCCGCTTCGGCCCGGCGTTCACCGACGGCGGGACCGTCACGGCCGGCAACTCCTGCGGGATCTCCGATGGGGCGGCCGCGATGGCCGTGACCAGCGAGGCGGTGCGCGCCGAGCTCGGCCTGCCCGGTCTCCGCATCGTCGCGAGCGCGGCGTCCGGCTCGGACCCCGCCCTGCCCGGCATCGGTGCCGCCCTGGCAATCGAGCGCCTCCTCGCCCGCACGGGCGTTGCGGCATCCGAACTCGACGCCATCGAGATCACCGAGGCCTTCGCCTCCCAGCTCCTCGCGGTCAGCGACGCCGTCGGCCTCGACGAGAACCGCATCTGTTCCGATGGCGGCGCCATCGCGCTCGGCCACCCCTGGGGTGCATCCGGAGCGGTGCTGCTCGTGCGGCTCGCCGCGCGCATGTTCGCCAGCGACGGTGAGCGCTACGGTCTCGCGGCCTGCTCCATCGGCGGCGGCCAGGGCATCGCCATGCTCGTGGAGCGTGCGGCATGA
- a CDS encoding glycoside hydrolase family 15 protein, producing the protein MALDIEDYALISDCQSGALVGRNGSIDWLCLPRFDSPSMFGALLGNEEHGRWLLAPADPAAIPRRSYLSDTFILSTLWETEGGQVEVIDFMPHGGGPDIVRRVRGLSGSIDMHMDLRVRFGYASSVPWMRQMKDARAPAGEPHALVAVAGPDACVIRGVRMHAEGRKHIADFTVQAGETRELQLSWYPSHRPIPGPIDVDENQRSSAEWWRSWARSCSHEGPYREAVVRSMLVLRALTNEETGGIVAAATTSLPEQAGGIRNWDYRYVWLRDASLSLKVLLGQGYAREAEAWRDWLMRAVAGDPGDVQIMYGLAGERELPERQLTTLPGYRDSAPVRVGNAAVGQFQSDVIGEVMVAMHAAREAGVPETEFSWPLQRALMQFLEQNWRRPDHGIWEMRGPAREFTHSRVMVWAAFDRAVRAITEFGLEGPLVRWSTLRDNVRSDIEERGFSVARNSYTQFFGSEEVDAALLVLPQVGFCASDDPRMLGTVAAIEQDLLRDGLLLRYRTRTSVDGLPSGENQFLACSFWLAEQFARTGRQAEAEALMTRLLALGNDVGLLSEQYDVGAGHQAGNTPQALSHLALIWAAEALQGTVSPGR; encoded by the coding sequence ATGGCACTCGACATCGAGGACTATGCGCTGATCAGCGACTGCCAGTCCGGCGCCCTCGTCGGCCGGAACGGCAGCATCGACTGGCTCTGCCTGCCGCGCTTCGACTCACCGTCGATGTTCGGCGCCCTCCTCGGCAACGAGGAACACGGGCGGTGGCTGCTCGCGCCTGCCGATCCCGCTGCGATCCCCAGGCGCTCCTACCTGAGCGATACCTTCATCCTCTCGACGCTGTGGGAGACGGAGGGCGGCCAGGTCGAGGTGATCGACTTCATGCCGCACGGCGGCGGGCCGGACATCGTGCGCCGCGTGCGCGGTCTCAGCGGGAGCATCGACATGCACATGGATCTCCGCGTCCGATTCGGCTACGCATCGTCCGTGCCGTGGATGCGCCAGATGAAGGACGCCAGGGCTCCGGCCGGTGAGCCGCACGCGCTCGTCGCGGTCGCGGGGCCGGACGCCTGCGTCATCCGCGGTGTCCGCATGCATGCCGAGGGGCGCAAACACATCGCCGATTTCACCGTGCAGGCCGGCGAGACCCGCGAGCTGCAGCTGAGCTGGTACCCATCGCACCGGCCGATCCCTGGCCCCATCGACGTGGACGAGAACCAGCGCAGCTCCGCCGAATGGTGGCGGAGCTGGGCGCGCAGCTGCAGCCACGAGGGCCCGTATCGCGAGGCGGTCGTGCGGTCGATGCTCGTGCTGCGCGCACTCACCAACGAGGAGACGGGCGGGATCGTCGCGGCGGCGACGACCTCGCTGCCGGAACAGGCTGGCGGCATCCGCAACTGGGACTACCGCTACGTCTGGCTGCGCGACGCCTCGCTGAGCCTCAAGGTGTTGCTCGGCCAGGGTTATGCCCGCGAGGCTGAGGCGTGGCGCGACTGGCTGATGCGCGCCGTCGCCGGCGACCCTGGCGACGTGCAGATCATGTACGGGCTCGCGGGGGAACGCGAGCTGCCGGAGCGCCAGCTCACGACGCTCCCCGGCTATCGGGACTCCGCCCCGGTGCGGGTGGGGAACGCGGCGGTTGGGCAATTCCAGTCGGATGTCATCGGCGAGGTGATGGTGGCCATGCACGCCGCCCGCGAGGCCGGCGTGCCGGAGACGGAGTTCTCCTGGCCGCTGCAGCGGGCGCTCATGCAGTTCCTCGAGCAGAACTGGCGACGGCCGGACCACGGCATCTGGGAGATGCGCGGGCCGGCGCGGGAGTTCACGCATTCCCGCGTGATGGTGTGGGCGGCGTTCGACCGTGCGGTGCGTGCCATCACCGAGTTCGGGCTCGAGGGCCCGCTCGTGCGCTGGAGCACCCTGCGCGACAACGTGCGCAGCGACATCGAGGAGCGTGGCTTCAGCGTCGCGCGCAATTCGTACACCCAGTTCTTCGGCAGCGAGGAGGTCGATGCGGCGCTGCTTGTGCTCCCTCAGGTCGGGTTCTGCGCCTCGGACGACCCGCGCATGCTCGGCACCGTCGCGGCCATTGAACAGGATCTGCTCCGCGACGGCCTGCTGCTGCGCTATCGCACGCGCACCTCCGTCGACGGTCTGCCGAGTGGCGAGAACCAGTTCCTGGCCTGCTCGTTCTGGCTGGCGGAACAGTTTGCGCGCACCGGCAGGCAGGCCGAGGCCGAGGCGCTGATGACGCGGCTCCTCGCGCTCGGCAACGATGTCGGCCTGCTCTCCGAGCAATACGACGTCGGCGCGGGGCACCAGGCAGGCAACACTCCGCAGGCACTCAGCCACCTCGCGCTGATCTGGGCGGCGGAGGCGCTGCAGGGCACGGTCTCCCCCGGCCGCTGA
- a CDS encoding M23 family metallopeptidase — protein sequence MSWVEFYADPDLADGFDSTAGDRANPHRGLDFSHAGGTSIPSYVAGTVVINEWSKALGWILEVRTPLGRYVGYRHMKERSPFSVGDAVKLAQGIGFVGNTGSASRGNHLCTTNASGQGGVHGYPALVSDPWPYIQAAIGSSTPAGGNLTPTTPAAPTSQRRDTMARPIRQGTPGQTYYNGWALVGETTFELNPANEALANEWGRIWNGKSGQYDVVTATEFHNALAGVNRRRAQNGLPALPLPK from the coding sequence ATGAGCTGGGTTGAGTTCTACGCAGACCCCGACCTCGCGGACGGCTTCGACTCCACCGCAGGCGACCGCGCTAACCCCCACCGAGGCCTCGACTTCTCGCATGCCGGCGGCACGTCGATCCCGTCGTATGTGGCGGGCACGGTCGTGATAAACGAATGGTCGAAAGCGCTCGGTTGGATCCTCGAGGTGCGCACACCGCTCGGCCGTTACGTCGGTTACCGGCACATGAAGGAACGCTCGCCGTTCAGCGTCGGCGACGCTGTGAAACTCGCCCAGGGCATCGGCTTCGTCGGCAACACCGGCAGCGCATCTCGCGGCAACCACCTCTGCACCACGAACGCCAGCGGGCAGGGCGGCGTGCACGGTTACCCGGCACTCGTGTCCGACCCGTGGCCGTACATCCAAGCCGCGATCGGCAGCTCCACTCCCGCGGGCGGCAACCTCACACCAACCACCCCTGCAGCACCGACCTCCCAGAGGAGAGACACCATGGCACGACCGATCCGGCAAGGAACACCCGGACAGACCTACTACAACGGCTGGGCGCTCGTCGGCGAGACAACCTTCGAGCTCAACCCCGCCAACGAAGCCCTCGCGAACGAGTGGGGTCGAATCTGGAACGGGAAGTCGGGCCAGTACGACGTCGTCACAGCGACGGAGTTTCACAACGCTCTGGCCGGGGTCAACCGTCGCCGGGCGCAGAACGGGCTGCCCGCGCTCCCGCTGCCGAAGTAG
- a CDS encoding energy-coupling factor ABC transporter ATP-binding protein, producing the protein MSPIVFEGVSHGYGERRVLQEIELTISEHRVGIVGANGSGKSTLARMINGLVTPDHGRVTVDGLDVSKKGREVRRRVGFVFTNPDNQIVMPTVAEDVAFSLRRRGLSAAESAERLAATLERFGLAGHADHAAHRLSGGQKQLLALASVLVTEPAIVVADEPTTLLDARNARLITEMLTGLDQQVIVVTHQLELLAGFDRVIVIDDGRIVGDDVPDAAISRYRALLA; encoded by the coding sequence ATGAGCCCCATCGTGTTCGAGGGCGTCTCGCACGGCTACGGCGAGCGCCGCGTGCTGCAGGAGATCGAGCTGACGATCAGCGAGCACCGCGTCGGCATCGTCGGCGCCAACGGCTCAGGCAAGTCGACGCTCGCCCGCATGATCAACGGCCTCGTCACGCCCGATCATGGCCGCGTCACCGTCGACGGGCTCGATGTGAGCAAGAAGGGTCGCGAGGTACGCCGCCGCGTCGGCTTCGTGTTCACGAACCCCGACAACCAGATCGTGATGCCGACGGTGGCCGAGGATGTGGCATTCAGCCTGCGTCGGCGCGGCCTCAGCGCGGCGGAGAGCGCGGAGCGGCTCGCCGCGACGCTGGAGCGCTTCGGCCTCGCCGGGCACGCGGACCACGCCGCGCACCGGCTCTCCGGCGGCCAAAAACAGCTGCTCGCGCTGGCGTCCGTGCTCGTGACGGAGCCGGCGATCGTCGTGGCCGACGAACCGACGACGCTGCTCGACGCCCGCAATGCCCGTCTCATCACCGAGATGCTCACCGGCCTCGATCAGCAGGTCATCGTCGTGACGCACCAGCTCGAGCTGCTCGCCGGCTTCGACCGGGTGATCGTCATCGATGACGGACGCATCGTCGGCGACGACGTACCGGATGCCGCGATCAGCCGCTATCGGGCCCTGCTGGCCTGA
- a CDS encoding TetR/AcrR family transcriptional regulator, which translates to MPSVDADSANASTRPKASDELRTIALEQFASTGFSGTSLQQIADEAGYSKSSVLYHYANKEALLEAAIGPAIDRLGALLARFTERGPSLEARGLFVEDFIDFLLDYRLEVYTFINQGSSLRGIPVIDRANAFILELSNTICDENASTEDKVRFGVALGGAAYSLVAGMAFLDGEDLGPVDEVRAALIKLVGELLAPVSIPSA; encoded by the coding sequence ATGCCCTCAGTAGACGCCGATTCGGCCAACGCCAGCACACGCCCGAAAGCGAGCGACGAGCTGCGCACGATCGCACTCGAGCAGTTCGCATCGACGGGTTTCTCGGGAACCTCGTTGCAGCAGATCGCCGACGAGGCCGGCTACTCCAAGTCGAGCGTGCTCTACCACTACGCCAACAAGGAAGCACTGCTCGAAGCCGCGATCGGCCCGGCTATTGACCGCCTCGGCGCCCTGCTCGCCCGATTCACGGAGCGCGGCCCATCCCTCGAGGCTCGTGGGCTCTTCGTCGAGGATTTCATCGACTTCCTGCTCGACTACCGGCTCGAGGTCTACACCTTCATCAATCAGGGGAGTTCGCTCCGCGGCATCCCCGTGATCGATCGGGCGAACGCATTCATCCTCGAACTGTCGAACACCATCTGCGATGAGAACGCCAGCACAGAAGACAAGGTGCGCTTCGGTGTCGCGCTCGGCGGTGCGGCGTACTCCCTGGTCGCAGGCATGGCCTTCCTCGACGGCGAGGACCTTGGCCCCGTCGACGAGGTGCGAGCCGCCCTCATCAAACTCGTCGGCGAGCTGCTTGCTCCCGTTTCCATCCCCTCCGCCTGA
- a CDS encoding tyrosine-type recombinase/integrase: MTVDFLAGYLGGHAKLGASSRNSMRSSLRAFYRWAHLTGRIDTDPSASLPKVKVQTGRPRPAPTKAVDEGKRAHDWRVRLMVNLAAHAGMRCGEIAKAHTDDVFPDLVGSSILVHGKGGKERTVPLRDELEHMLKQLEPGYIFPGRIDGHLSPGYVSKLISEALPTNVTGHMLRHWFATNAYRGSGGDIRAVQELLGHASVATTQIYTLVEDGATRRAVNF; encoded by the coding sequence ATGACAGTCGACTTTCTGGCCGGCTACCTCGGCGGGCATGCCAAGCTCGGCGCATCGTCCCGCAACAGCATGCGCTCTAGCCTGCGGGCGTTCTACCGCTGGGCGCACCTCACAGGCCGCATCGACACCGATCCATCCGCGAGCCTACCCAAGGTCAAAGTTCAGACCGGGAGACCCCGCCCAGCGCCGACCAAGGCCGTTGACGAGGGCAAGCGGGCGCACGACTGGCGGGTGCGGCTGATGGTCAACCTCGCCGCACACGCCGGGATGCGCTGCGGCGAGATCGCCAAGGCGCACACCGACGACGTCTTCCCCGATCTCGTAGGCTCGTCGATCCTGGTGCACGGCAAAGGCGGCAAAGAGCGCACCGTTCCGCTTCGTGACGAGCTGGAGCACATGCTCAAGCAACTAGAGCCCGGCTACATCTTCCCCGGTCGCATCGACGGGCACCTCTCCCCCGGCTACGTCTCGAAGCTGATCAGCGAGGCGCTGCCCACGAACGTCACCGGGCACATGCTGCGGCACTGGTTCGCCACGAACGCCTACCGGGGCTCAGGCGGCGACATTCGCGCCGTCCAGGAGCTTCTGGGGCATGCCTCCGTGGCGACCACGCAGATATACACCCTCGTCGAGGACGGCGCGACGCGTCGTGCCGTGAACTTCTAG
- a CDS encoding AMP-binding enzyme encodes MSSPLLSDTSAGTARWLGGADADTALRFGGRALSYGALRERVARHDVARSNPTPGVVVRADSADDTELLVTVLAALDRGRPVMIGDARDPAPLPQHVPASAGLIVMTSGSSGRARAIARTAASWHDSFAPFAAATGLGRGDTVVLTGPLHVSMHLFAALHTLWLGAELSDDPTAASAVHCTPAVLRRILSAERLPQRIIVAGAALPEAGRAAAEQRGSTVTEYYGAAELSFVAIGDRAGALRAFPGVELELRGGEDGGERSAWVRSPYLSLGYVGSANGALLRDDSGFASVGDLIDLGDDGTVRVRGRADAAVTTAGSTVLSEDIERAIEGIPGVGTAAVLAEPHPILGESVLAVLERTAALDGAGALDAVVASARGLFTPIERPRRWLLVDAIPRTASGKLAKGVLRAGLDDGTIPFSEFGAPRDV; translated from the coding sequence GTGAGCAGTCCGTTGCTGAGCGATACGTCGGCGGGCACGGCGCGGTGGCTGGGCGGCGCAGACGCTGACACCGCGCTGCGATTCGGCGGGCGCGCGCTCAGCTACGGGGCGCTGCGCGAGCGCGTCGCCCGGCACGACGTCGCTCGGAGCAACCCCACTCCTGGCGTCGTCGTCCGCGCGGACAGCGCAGACGACACCGAGCTGCTGGTCACCGTCCTCGCGGCTCTGGACCGGGGGCGCCCCGTGATGATCGGTGATGCGCGCGACCCCGCGCCGCTGCCGCAGCACGTTCCGGCATCCGCTGGGCTGATCGTGATGACGTCCGGCTCGTCCGGCCGCGCCAGGGCCATCGCCAGGACTGCGGCGTCGTGGCACGACTCCTTCGCGCCGTTCGCCGCCGCGACCGGGCTCGGCCGCGGCGACACCGTCGTGCTCACCGGCCCGCTGCACGTCTCGATGCACCTCTTCGCGGCCCTGCACACGCTGTGGCTGGGAGCAGAGCTGAGCGATGACCCCACCGCGGCGAGCGCCGTGCACTGCACGCCGGCCGTGTTGCGCCGGATCCTCTCGGCCGAGCGACTGCCCCAGCGCATCATCGTGGCCGGCGCCGCCCTCCCTGAGGCAGGGCGCGCGGCCGCCGAGCAGCGCGGCAGCACCGTCACCGAGTACTACGGGGCCGCGGAACTCTCCTTCGTCGCCATCGGCGACCGTGCGGGAGCGCTCCGCGCGTTCCCCGGCGTCGAGCTCGAGCTGCGCGGTGGAGAGGACGGTGGAGAGCGCTCAGCCTGGGTGCGGTCCCCGTACCTGTCGCTTGGCTACGTCGGCTCGGCGAACGGCGCGCTCCTCCGCGACGACTCCGGCTTCGCCAGCGTCGGCGACCTCATCGACCTCGGCGACGACGGCACGGTGCGGGTGCGCGGCCGCGCGGATGCCGCCGTCACCACCGCGGGGAGCACCGTGCTGAGCGAGGACATCGAGCGCGCGATCGAGGGCATCCCCGGTGTCGGCACCGCCGCGGTCCTGGCCGAACCGCACCCGATCCTCGGCGAGAGCGTCCTCGCCGTGCTCGAGCGCACAGCGGCACTCGACGGTGCGGGGGCACTCGACGCCGTTGTGGCCTCCGCGCGCGGGCTGTTCACGCCGATCGAGCGCCCCCGCCGCTGGCTGCTCGTCGACGCGATCCCCCGCACCGCGTCTGGCAAACTGGCCAAGGGCGTGCTGCGGGCCGGGCTCGACGACGGCACGATCCCCTTCAGCGAGTTTGGAGCTCCACGCGATGTCTAG